DNA sequence from the Caulobacter segnis genome:
CCACGGCCCTCAGGCCGCGCACGATCATCTGGGCGTTCACGTCCCGGGCGAAGTGCATCAGGAGGCTTTCGAACGGCCTGACCTCGATCTCGGCGATCTTGGTCAGGTGCGCCGTCTCGCGCTCCAGGATATCGACCCGCTCCTCCAGCGAGAACAGCGGCCCCTTGCCGATGTTCACCGCCACGCCGATCACCAGCTTGTCGACCAGCTTGACGGCCCGCCCGATGATGTCGAGGTGACCGTTGGTGACTGGATCAAAGGTCCCCGGATAAAGCCCGACCCGCATGCAACCCCCTGCTCTAAGGGTTCGAGGGGTTACGGGGTCTCTTCCGCCCCGCTGTCCTCGCCCTGGTTATCGTCTCCGCCGGAATCGGCGAGGCGCTCGACGCTGACGACGTGTTCGTCCTGCGCGGTGCGGAAGATGGTTACGCCTTGAGTATTCCGCGCTGCAACACGAATTTGCGAGACCGGCACCCGGATGAGTTGCCCCTGGTCCGTAACCAGCAGAATCTGGTCGCTTTCCTCGATCGGGAACGAGCCCACCAGACGACCGCCGCGCTTGCTCAAATCCTGCGCGGCCAGGCCCTGACCGCCACGGCCGGTGCGACGGAAATCGTAGGCGCTGGTGCGCTTGCCGAAGCCTTCCGACGACACGGTCAGCAGGATTTCCTCGGCCGCGCCCAGCTCGGCGATGCGTTCCGGCGTCAGGGTGGTTTCGTCGCCGTCCTCTTCGCCTTCTTCCACGGCGGCGGGCGTATCATCGCCCTCCTCGCCGGCGGCGCGCAGCATGGCGCGCTGGTGCTTGAGGTAGGCGGCGCGTTCGGCCGGGGTGGCGTCGACGCTGCGCAGCACGGCCATCGAGATGACGGTGTCCTCGCCCGCCAGCTTCACGCCCCGCACGCCGGTCGAATCGCGGCTCGCGAACACGCGCACCTCGTCGACGGAGAAGCGGATGCAGCGGCCGGCGGCGGTGGTCAGCAGCACGTCCTGGTCCGCGTTGCAGACCGACACGCCGACGATGCCGTCACCTTCGTCCAGCTTCATGGCGATCTTGCCGTTGCGGCGGACGTCCACGAAGTCGCTGAGCTTGTTGCGGCGCACGCTGCCCGAACGGGTTGCGAACATCACGTCCAGGCCGCCCCAGGTCGCCTCGTCCTCCGGCAGGGCCAGGATCGAGGTGATGGTCTCGCCCGGCTCGATCGGCAGCAGGTTGACGAACGCCTTGCCGCGCGAATTGGCGACGCCCTGCGGCAGGCGCCACACCTTCATCTTGTAGACCTTGCCGCCCGAGGTGAAGAACAGCAGCGGGGCGTGGGTCGAGGCCGAGAACACGCGGGTGACCGCGTCCTCGGTCTTGGTCGCCATGCCCGACTTGCCCTTCCCGCCCCGATGCTGGGTGCGGTAGTTGGCCAGCGGGGTGCGCTTGACGTAGCCGCCCATGGTGACGGTGATCACCATGTCCTCGCGGACGATCAGGTCCTCGTCTTCGACGTCGGCGTCGCCGTCGACCATCTGGCTGCGACGCGGGATGGCGAACTTCTCGCGGACCTCGACCAGCTCCTCGCGGACCACGGCCATGATGTTGGCGCGGTCGGACAGCAGTTCCAGGTAGCCGCGGATGGCGTCGGCCAGGGCGGCGGCTTCGTTGCCGATCTCGTCACGGCCCAGGCCCGTCAGGCGCGACAGGGTCAGGGCCAGGATGGCCCGGGCCTGCTCGTCGGTCAGGCGGATCAGGCCGCCGTCTTCCTGGATGGTGCGCGGGTCGGCGATCAGCTCGACCAGCGGCAGCATGTCACCGGCCGGCCAGGACTTGGCCACCAGGCGCTCGCGGGCCTCGGTCGGGTCCTTGGACGAGCGGATGATGTGGATGAACTCGTCGATATTGGCGACGGCGATGGTCAGACCGACCAGCACGTGCCCGCGATCGCGGGCCTTGCCCAGCTCGAACTTGGTCCGGCGGACGACGACTTCCTCGCGGAACTCGACGAACAGCTGCAGCAGCTGGTGCAGGCCCATCTGCTCGGGGCGGCCGCGGTTCAGGGCCAGCATGTTGACGCCGAACGAGCTCTGCAGCGCCGTGAAGCGATACAGCTGGTTCAGGATCACCTCGCCTGAGGCGTCGCGCTTCAGCTCGATGACGATGCGCATGCCGTCGCGGTTCGACTCGTCGCGGATATCGGCGACGCCTTCGAGCCGCTTCTCGCGCACCAGCTCGGCGATGTGCTCGACCAGGTTGGCCTTGTTCACCTGATACGGGATCTCGGTGACGATGATGGCCTCGCGGCCGGCGCGCAGCTCTTCCACGCTGGCCACGCCGCGCATGACGACCGAGCCACGGCCGGTCAGCAGCGCCTGACGCGGACCCGCGCGGCCGATGATCTCGCCGCCAGTGGGGAAGTCGGGACCGGGAACCAGATCCAGCAGTTGGTCGGTGGTGACGTTCGGCTCGTCGATCAGCAGCAGGCAGGCGTCGATGATCTCGCCCAGATTGTGCGGCGGGATGTTGGTCGCCATGCCGACGGCGATGCCGCCCGCGCCGTTGACCAGCAGGTTGGGGATCCGCGACGGCAGGACGGTCGGTTCCTGCTCCTTGCCGTCGTAGTTGTCGGCGAAGTCGACCGTGTCCTTGTCCAGGTCGGCCAGCAGCGACATGGCCGGCGGGGCCATGCGGCATTCCGTGTAGCGCATGGCCGCGGGCATATCGCCGTCGACCGAGCCGAAGTTGCCCTGGCCGTCGATCAGCACCAGGCCCATCGAGAACGACTGGGTCATGCGGACCAGGGTGAAGTAGATCGAGGCGTCGCCGTGCGGGTGATACTTACCCATCACGTCACCGACCACGCGGGCCGACTTCACATAGGGACGCTCGGGCGTCTGCCCCTGCTCGTGCATCGAGAACAGGACCCGACGGTGCACGGGTTTCAGGCCGTCGCGCGCGTCCG
Encoded proteins:
- the coaD gene encoding pantetheine-phosphate adenylyltransferase, whose translation is MRVGLYPGTFDPVTNGHLDIIGRAVKLVDKLVIGVAVNIGKGPLFSLEERVDILERETAHLTKIAEIEVRPFESLLMHFARDVNAQMIVRGLRAVADFEYEFQMTAMNQQLDREIETVFLMADPRHQAIASRLVKEIAALGGDISKFVPVGVAEQLLAKVRKT
- the gyrA gene encoding DNA gyrase subunit A, with the protein product MSDEHTTIPADGPRGDVAPINIEDELRRSYLDYAMSVIVSRALPDARDGLKPVHRRVLFSMHEQGQTPERPYVKSARVVGDVMGKYHPHGDASIYFTLVRMTQSFSMGLVLIDGQGNFGSVDGDMPAAMRYTECRMAPPAMSLLADLDKDTVDFADNYDGKEQEPTVLPSRIPNLLVNGAGGIAVGMATNIPPHNLGEIIDACLLLIDEPNVTTDQLLDLVPGPDFPTGGEIIGRAGPRQALLTGRGSVVMRGVASVEELRAGREAIIVTEIPYQVNKANLVEHIAELVREKRLEGVADIRDESNRDGMRIVIELKRDASGEVILNQLYRFTALQSSFGVNMLALNRGRPEQMGLHQLLQLFVEFREEVVVRRTKFELGKARDRGHVLVGLTIAVANIDEFIHIIRSSKDPTEARERLVAKSWPAGDMLPLVELIADPRTIQEDGGLIRLTDEQARAILALTLSRLTGLGRDEIGNEAAALADAIRGYLELLSDRANIMAVVREELVEVREKFAIPRRSQMVDGDADVEDEDLIVREDMVITVTMGGYVKRTPLANYRTQHRGGKGKSGMATKTEDAVTRVFSASTHAPLLFFTSGGKVYKMKVWRLPQGVANSRGKAFVNLLPIEPGETITSILALPEDEATWGGLDVMFATRSGSVRRNKLSDFVDVRRNGKIAMKLDEGDGIVGVSVCNADQDVLLTTAAGRCIRFSVDEVRVFASRDSTGVRGVKLAGEDTVISMAVLRSVDATPAERAAYLKHQRAMLRAAGEEGDDTPAAVEEGEEDGDETTLTPERIAELGAAEEILLTVSSEGFGKRTSAYDFRRTGRGGQGLAAQDLSKRGGRLVGSFPIEESDQILLVTDQGQLIRVPVSQIRVAARNTQGVTIFRTAQDEHVVSVERLADSGGDDNQGEDSGAEETP